ATTAGGTTTTACGTCATTGGCAATACTCTTTGCTTCTTTCACATTCTTCATCTGAGCGAATGAGAAGCTAACAGCCATCAATAAAACCATCGAAAATAATACTCTTTTCATGATTGTTGTTTGATTAATTATTAATATTATGTCTATTCCTCAATTTCATTGTTGCTCTCGTCTTCATTAACGTCAGCTACATCTTCAACATCGGGAGCATCTGCGTTTGGATCACTCACAATAGTTCCCTCTGTTTCTTCTGCCGGTATTTCATCTTCAAGACTTTCAGTCATAACCTTACATACCGAACCAATCTGATCGTTACGTTTTTCAAGATTAATCAGACGAACACCTTGCGTAGCACGTCCCATGATGCGAACATCTTCCACTTTCAAACGGATAGTGATGCCAGACTTATTGATAATCATCAAGTCATTTTCGTCTGTTACAGACTTGATTGTTACCAGTTTACCAGTTTTCTCCGTAATATTCATGGTCTTGACTCCCTTACCACCACGGTTAGTCTTACGGTAATCTTCGATTTCAGAACGTTTTCCATATCCCTGTTCAGAAACAACCATTACCGATTCAGTTTCCAAATCTTTGATACAAATCATTCCAACAACTTCGTCCTGACCATCGTTATCTAATGTAATACCACGTACCCCCGTTGCAGTACGTCCCATTACGCGGACTGCTGCTTCATGGAAACGAATTGCACGTCCATTGCGATTAGCAATGATAATCTCATTGTTTCCATTCGTCATACGAACTTCAATAACACTGTCATCTTCACGAATCGTAATCGCATTTACACCGTTCTGACGAGGGCGAGAATATTGCTCAAGCAGTGTTTTCTTTATTACACCTTTCTTAGTACAGAACAATACATAATGACTATTAATAAATTCAGAATCTTCCAGGCTCTTGACACGCAAGTATGCTGTTACATTATCGTCAGAATCAATATTCAGCAAGTTTTGGATGGCACGTCCCTTAGAATTCTTCGTTCCTTCAGGGATTTCATATACCTTCAACCAATAGCATTTACCTTTCTGTGTAAAGAACATCATAGTATTGTGCATGGTAGCCGGATAAATATGCTCAACAAAGTCCTCGTCACGGGTTTCTGTACCCTTGGAACCTACTCCACCACGGTTCTGTGCGCGGAATTCAGTCAACGGTGTACGTTTGAGATATCCCATATGAGAGATTGTGATAATCATCTGGTCATCCGCATAGAAGTCTTCCGGATTAAACTCTTCTGAAGAATAAACAATTTCAGAACGACGTTCATCGCCATATTTCGCTTTTACTTCTAACAATTCCTCTTTCATTACCTTGCGGCAGACTTCATCATCAGCCAGGATACTTTCCAAATAAGCAATTTGCTTCATTATTTCTTCGTATTCTGCATGAAGTTGATCCTGCATCAGACCAGTCAGCTGACGCAAACGCATTTCTACAATGGCACGAGACTGAATTTCTGTCAGGTTGAAACGCTCTATCAAACCTGCAATAGCATCATTGGGGGTTTTAGCTGCACGAATAATACGGATTACTTCATCAATATTATCCGAAGCAATGATTAAACCTTCGAGAATGTGTGCACGCTCTTTTGCCTTGCGGAGTTCAAACTGTGTACGACGGATAACAACCTCATGTCTATGCTCGATGAAGTATTTAATTAAATCTCTCAGATTCAGAGTCTTCGGGCGTCCATGAATCAGAGCAACGTTATTCACACCGAAAGATGTCTGCAAAGCTGTCATCTTGTAGAGCTTATTCAGCACTACACTTGCATTTGCATCACGTTTCACGTCAATAACAATACGCATACCGTCACGGTCTGACTCATCATTCGCATTCGAGATACCCTCTATTTTCTTATCGTTCACAAGGTCAGCGATGTATTTAATCAATTCTGCCTTGTTCACATTATACGGTATCTCGGTTACTACAATCTTATCATGCATCTGTCCTGTTTCAATTTCAGCTTTTGCGCGCATAACCACACGTCCACGACCTGTCAGATATGCTTCACGGACACCGCTTACACCATATATATATCCACCTGTAGGAAAGTCCGGAGCTTTAACAAAGTCCATCAGTTCTTCCACTGTAATTTCCGGATTATCAATATATGCATCACAGGCATCAATTACTTCCGAAAGATTATGAGGCGGCATGTTGGTAGCCATACCTACAGCAATACCGGATGCACCATTTACTAAAAGATTAGGAATACGGGTCGGCATTACTTTCGGTTCAACCAACGTATTGTCAAAGTTAGGTTCAAAATCGACAGTTTCCTTATACAGGTCATCCATCATTGCTTCACCCAACTTATTAAGACGAGCCTCGGTATAACGCATAGCTGCAGGGCTATCGCCGTCTACTGAACCAAAGTTACCCTGCCCGTCTACCAATGGATAACGCATTGCCCATTCCTGTGCCATACGCACCATTGCAAGATAAACAGAAGAATCTCCGTGAGGGTGATACTTACCAAGTACTTCACCAACGATTCTCGCTGATTTCTTATAAGGTTTGTCTGAAGTATTACCCAATTCCATCATTCCGTATAAAATTCTACGGTGAACGGGCTTAAATCCATCTCTAACATCCGGAAGGGCACGTGAAACTATGACCGACATGGAGTAGTCAATGTACGATGACTTCATTTCCTCCTCGATGTTAATCTTTATAATTCTGTCTTGTTCAAGCATTTAAAATGATTATTAATTATACATTCTACGGTTTGTGAAAAACCACGCTAAAGTACTACTTTTCCCGGATATACGAAAGTTTTTGGGAAGAAACTTTTATTATGACCGGAAGGACATCCGGGCAAGCTTTAAAATACGAAAACAAAAAGAGAAAAACAATAAATATTAGGTATAAAGCCAGTATAACATCAGTAAAAAACACCTTGATATTTGTTATACCTTATATATATAATGCAAATACACCGTTTTTATGGCACGCCATTTGTAGATATAAGAAATAAAGCAAATATTGCAATACAAACCTGATTTAATGCGTATATTTGCCAGTGAATAACCCTTAGAAGAAAAGGAATAAGTATGAATAATCAATTCTCACAAAGAGTTTCCGACATTATCGTCTATAGTAAGGAAGAAGCGAATCGGTTGAGAAGTAGGTACATAGGCCCTGAACACCTGCTTCTGGGAATGCTCCGTGACGGTGAAGGAAAAGCTATCGAGATATTGTCTAAACTCAACACCAATCTGGCTATAATCAAGCAGCAGATTGAAGCTCAATTGAAGGCAGAAGCTGATGACATGTTACTGCCTGATGCAGAAGTGCCGTTGTCCAATGATGCGGCAAAGATATTAAAAATGTGTATTTTAGAAGCACGTGGAATGAAAAGTAACATCGCTGATACAGAACATGTTCTGTTAGCAATTTTAAGAGAGAAAAATAATATGGCAGCTTCCGTACTTGAAGCAAATGATATAAATTACGCAAAAGTATTGGAACAAGCTACGTTACAGCCTGATATCAACTCAGGTATGGGTTTTACGGAAGACGATGATGATGACGAAGAAATGTCCTCTCCCCGTTCAGGTGGCAGAGGCGGTTCTGAAGAACGTCAGCAGGCACAAACTGCTTCAAAAAAGCCGTCCAATGACACGCCGGTACTCGATAATTTCGGTACGGATATGACAAAAGCGGCAGAAGAAGGAAGATTGGACCCTGTAGTCGGTAGAGAAAGAGAAATTGAACGCCTGGCTCAAATTTTGAGTCGTCGTAAAAAGAATAATCCGATTCTGATTGGAGAACCGGGTGTCGGAAAATCCGCTATCGTTGAAGGACTTGCCTTACGAATCATCCAGAAAAAGGTTTCACGAATTCTGTTTGATAAACGAGTGGTAGCCCTTGATATGACAGCTGTCGTGGCAGGAACCAAATACCGTGGACAGTTTGAAGAGCGTATCCGTTCCATTCTCAATGAGTTGCAGAAAAATCCGAATGTGATTTTGTTTATTGACGAAATTCACACGATTGTAGGTGCAGGTTCGGCAGCAGGCTCTATGGACGCCGCAAATATGCTTAAACCAGCATTGGCAAGAGGAGAAATACAGTGTATTGGTGCTACCACCCTGGATGAATATCGCAAGAACATCGAAAAGGATGGCGCTTTGGAACGTCGTTTCCAAAAAGTAATAGTAGAACCTACTACCGCTGAAGAAACTCTTCAGATTCTGCGTAATATCAAGGATAAGTACGAAGATCATCACAATGTATATTATACAGATGAAGCCCTGGAAGCATGTGTCAAGCTGACAGACCGCTATATCACAGATCGTAATTTCCCTGATAAAGCCATTGACGCTTTGGATGAAGCCGGCTCACGGGTACATCTTACCAACGTCAATGTTCCTAAAGAGATAGAAGAACAGGAAAAACTGATCGAAGAAGCTAAAAACAAGAAAAATGAAGCTGTAAAATCACAGAATTTCGAACTTGCAGCCAGCTTCCGGGATAAAGAAAAAGAACTCTCTCTCCAATTGGATGAGATGAAGAAAGAATGGGAAGCTAATCTCAAGGAGAACAGACAAACTGTGGATGCGGAAGAAATAGCTAATGTCATCTCAATGATGTCAGGTATCCCCGTGCAACGTATGGCGCAAGCTGAAGGCATCAAACTGGCAGGTATGAAAGAGGACTTGCAGTCTAAAGTCATTGCACAGGATACAGCCATAGAGAAGTTGGTAAAAGCGATTTTGCGAAGCCGCGTAGGACTGAAAGATCCTAATAAGCCGATTGGCACATTTATGTTCTTGGGCCCGACAGGAGTTGGTAAAACCCATTTAGCAAAAGAGTTGGCTAAATATATGTTTGGGTCCGCCGATGCGTTGATTCGTATAGACATGAGTGAATATATGGAGAAATTCACAGTTTCACGATTGGTCGGAGCGCCTCCGGGATACGTAGGATATGAAGAAGGTGGTCAGTTGACAGAGAAAGTTCGTCGTAAACCATACTCTATCGTATTGCTTGATGAGATAGAAAAGGCACATCCTGATGTATTCAATATCTTGCTTCAGGTGATGGATGAAGGTCGTTTGACTGACAGTTATGGCAGAATGGTAGACTTCAAAAATACCGTTATTATCATGACTTCCAATATTGGAACCCGTCAATTGAAAGAATTCGGACGAGGTGTCGGATTTGCGACACAAAGCCGCCTGGATGATAAAGAGTTCTCGCGAAGTGTAATACAAAAGGCTTTGAATAAATCATTCGCGCCTGAATTCATTAACCGTGTGGACGAAATCATCACCTTCGACCAACTCTCCTTGGATGCTATAACAAAGATTATAGACATAGAGTTAAAAGGACTGTATAGCAGGATTGAATCCATTGGATACAAGCTTGTTATTGAAGATAAAGCAAAAGAATTCATCGCAAGCAAAGGATATGACGTACAATATGGCGCCCGTCCTTTGAAACGAGCCATCCAGACTTATTTGGAAGATGGCCTGTCCGAGCTTATCATTTCTTCATCCTTGAAGGAAGGAGATAATATTCAGGTCTCTCTCAATGAAGAAAAAGGTGAACTTGAAATGAAAGTTATTGCTGCGGAATAGAATTATTTTCAGAATAAGAGAATCTTAAATATGCCATAATGTCAGACCTTCGGGTCTGGCATTTTTTTTGTCTCTATCTGAGCAAATATCAATTAAAATCAATCAATAGATAAACTAAAAAATATACGTATTATGCAAAAAGGTAATATTGGGGTTACAACAGAAAACATTTTCCCTATCATCAAGAAGTTTTTGTACAGTGACCATGAAATTTTTCTTCGTGAGTTAGTATCCAATGCGGTAGACGCTACCCAGAAGCTGAATACATTGGCTTCTATTGGCGAATTCAAAGGTGAACTGGGTGATCTGACCGTTCATGTCGAATTAGGTAAAGATACTATTACCATCTCTGACCGTGGTATCGGTCTGACAGCAGAAGAAATCGAAAAGTATATCAATCAGATTGCATTTTCAGGAGCTAACGATTTTCTCGAGAAATACAAAAATGACGCAAATGCCATTATCGGGCACTTCGGACTCGGTTTCTATTCCGCCTTTATGGTTGCGAAGAAAGTAGAAATAATCACTAAATCATATAGAGACAGTGCACAAGCTGTAAAATGGACTTGTGATGGTAGCCCTGAATTCACTATCGAAAATGTAGAAAAAGCCGACCGTGGTTCAGACATCATCTTATACATTGATGATGATTGCAAAGAATTCCTTGAAGAAGCACGTATCTCTGAACTCCTCAAGAAATATTGCAGCTTCCTTCCTGTTCCTATTGCATTTGGAAAAAAGAAAGAATGGAAAGATGGCAAACAAGTAGAAACAACTGAAGATAACATCATTAATGATACGACTCCTCTTTGGACTCGTAAACCAAGTGAACTATCGGATGAGGATTATAAATCATTCTATAGCAAGTTGTATCCAATGTCTGACGAACCGCTCTTCTGGATTCATCTGAATGTGGATTACCCATTCCATCTGACTGGTATCCTCTACTTCCCGAAAGTAAAGAGCAACATCGAACTAAATAAAAATAAGATTCAGTTATATTGCAATCAGGTATATGTCACAGATTCAGTTGAAGGCATAGTGCCGGATTTCCTGACTTTGTTACATGGAGTTATAGACTCACCGGATATCCCGTTAAACGTTTCCCGTTCATACTTGCAAAGTGATTCGAACGTGAAGAAGATTTCAACATACATCACCAAGAAAGTTTCCGACCGTCTGCAATCTATCTTCAAGAATGACCGTAAGCAATTTGAAGAGAAGTGGAATGATTTAAAAATATTTATCAATTACGGAATGCTCACACAAGAGGATTTCTACGATAAAGCGCAAAAATTTGCCCTTTTCACCGATACAAATGACAAACATTACACATTCGAGGAGTATCAGACTCTTATTAAAGATAATCAGACAGATAAAGATGGAAATCTAATCTATCTGTATGCCAATAATAAGGATGAACAATATAGTTACATCGAAGCTGCTACCAACAAAGGATACAATGTGTTGCTCATGGACGGCCAACTGGATGTAGCAATGGTAAGCATGCTGGAACAAAAATTGGAAAAATCCCGCTTTACCCGTGTCGATAGTGATGTGGTAGACAACCTTATTGTTAAAGAAGACAAGAAAGGTGAAATCTTGGAAGCCGATAAGCAGGATGCTATCACAACAGCCTTCAAAAGCCAACTACCCAAAATGGATAAAGTTGAATTCAATGTAACGGCACAGGCATTAGGAGAAAACTCTGCTCCAGTAATGATTACCCAAAGCGAATATATGCGCCGTATGAAAGAAATGGCAAATATTCAGGCCGGAATGAGCTTCTATGGTGAAATGCCTGATATGTTCAATTTAATACTGAATTCTGACCACAAGCTGATCAAGCAGGTGTTAAGCGAAGAAGAAGGTGCTTGTCATGCCGAAGTCGCTCCGATACAGTCCGAAATGGACAGCGTCAACAAACTGCGTAATGAGTTGAAAGACAAGCACAAGGATAAAAAAGATGAAGATATCCCAACAGCAGAAAAGGATGAACTGAATGATTTGGATAAGAAATGGGATGATTTGAAGAGCAAGAAAGAAGCTGTCTTCATTGGTTACGCAAGTAATAACAAAGTAATCCGTCAGCTTATTGACTTAGCTTTATTGCAAAACAATATGTTGAGAGGTGAAGCATTGAACAACTTCGTAAAACGTAGCATCGAGCTGATTTAAATATCGCCCTTTTAAACATTATATAACTACAAAAAGAGCATTCAACGTTAAAATACACGTTGCAATGCTCTTTTTCATTTTAAAACGACCTGCAAAATATCGATAAATTGAAAAGTATTGCATATATTTGAACACTTAATAGACAGAAATACCAATTGCTTGATTCGGGTTATGAGAAAAATTCTTTTAGTGTTAATTACTTTATGGCTGACCATTCCGGCTATCCACGCCCAAAAGGTAGGACTTGTACTAAGTGGCGGCGGCGCAAAAGGATTAACACACATCGG
The DNA window shown above is from Bacteroides faecium and carries:
- the gyrA gene encoding DNA gyrase subunit A, translating into MLEQDRIIKINIEEEMKSSYIDYSMSVIVSRALPDVRDGFKPVHRRILYGMMELGNTSDKPYKKSARIVGEVLGKYHPHGDSSVYLAMVRMAQEWAMRYPLVDGQGNFGSVDGDSPAAMRYTEARLNKLGEAMMDDLYKETVDFEPNFDNTLVEPKVMPTRIPNLLVNGASGIAVGMATNMPPHNLSEVIDACDAYIDNPEITVEELMDFVKAPDFPTGGYIYGVSGVREAYLTGRGRVVMRAKAEIETGQMHDKIVVTEIPYNVNKAELIKYIADLVNDKKIEGISNANDESDRDGMRIVIDVKRDANASVVLNKLYKMTALQTSFGVNNVALIHGRPKTLNLRDLIKYFIEHRHEVVIRRTQFELRKAKERAHILEGLIIASDNIDEVIRIIRAAKTPNDAIAGLIERFNLTEIQSRAIVEMRLRQLTGLMQDQLHAEYEEIMKQIAYLESILADDEVCRKVMKEELLEVKAKYGDERRSEIVYSSEEFNPEDFYADDQMIITISHMGYLKRTPLTEFRAQNRGGVGSKGTETRDEDFVEHIYPATMHNTMMFFTQKGKCYWLKVYEIPEGTKNSKGRAIQNLLNIDSDDNVTAYLRVKSLEDSEFINSHYVLFCTKKGVIKKTLLEQYSRPRQNGVNAITIREDDSVIEVRMTNGNNEIIIANRNGRAIRFHEAAVRVMGRTATGVRGITLDNDGQDEVVGMICIKDLETESVMVVSEQGYGKRSEIEDYRKTNRGGKGVKTMNITEKTGKLVTIKSVTDENDLMIINKSGITIRLKVEDVRIMGRATQGVRLINLEKRNDQIGSVCKVMTESLEDEIPAEETEGTIVSDPNADAPDVEDVADVNEDESNNEIEE
- a CDS encoding ATP-dependent Clp protease ATP-binding subunit produces the protein MNNQFSQRVSDIIVYSKEEANRLRSRYIGPEHLLLGMLRDGEGKAIEILSKLNTNLAIIKQQIEAQLKAEADDMLLPDAEVPLSNDAAKILKMCILEARGMKSNIADTEHVLLAILREKNNMAASVLEANDINYAKVLEQATLQPDINSGMGFTEDDDDDEEMSSPRSGGRGGSEERQQAQTASKKPSNDTPVLDNFGTDMTKAAEEGRLDPVVGREREIERLAQILSRRKKNNPILIGEPGVGKSAIVEGLALRIIQKKVSRILFDKRVVALDMTAVVAGTKYRGQFEERIRSILNELQKNPNVILFIDEIHTIVGAGSAAGSMDAANMLKPALARGEIQCIGATTLDEYRKNIEKDGALERRFQKVIVEPTTAEETLQILRNIKDKYEDHHNVYYTDEALEACVKLTDRYITDRNFPDKAIDALDEAGSRVHLTNVNVPKEIEEQEKLIEEAKNKKNEAVKSQNFELAASFRDKEKELSLQLDEMKKEWEANLKENRQTVDAEEIANVISMMSGIPVQRMAQAEGIKLAGMKEDLQSKVIAQDTAIEKLVKAILRSRVGLKDPNKPIGTFMFLGPTGVGKTHLAKELAKYMFGSADALIRIDMSEYMEKFTVSRLVGAPPGYVGYEEGGQLTEKVRRKPYSIVLLDEIEKAHPDVFNILLQVMDEGRLTDSYGRMVDFKNTVIIMTSNIGTRQLKEFGRGVGFATQSRLDDKEFSRSVIQKALNKSFAPEFINRVDEIITFDQLSLDAITKIIDIELKGLYSRIESIGYKLVIEDKAKEFIASKGYDVQYGARPLKRAIQTYLEDGLSELIISSSLKEGDNIQVSLNEEKGELEMKVIAAE
- the htpG gene encoding molecular chaperone HtpG, producing the protein MQKGNIGVTTENIFPIIKKFLYSDHEIFLRELVSNAVDATQKLNTLASIGEFKGELGDLTVHVELGKDTITISDRGIGLTAEEIEKYINQIAFSGANDFLEKYKNDANAIIGHFGLGFYSAFMVAKKVEIITKSYRDSAQAVKWTCDGSPEFTIENVEKADRGSDIILYIDDDCKEFLEEARISELLKKYCSFLPVPIAFGKKKEWKDGKQVETTEDNIINDTTPLWTRKPSELSDEDYKSFYSKLYPMSDEPLFWIHLNVDYPFHLTGILYFPKVKSNIELNKNKIQLYCNQVYVTDSVEGIVPDFLTLLHGVIDSPDIPLNVSRSYLQSDSNVKKISTYITKKVSDRLQSIFKNDRKQFEEKWNDLKIFINYGMLTQEDFYDKAQKFALFTDTNDKHYTFEEYQTLIKDNQTDKDGNLIYLYANNKDEQYSYIEAATNKGYNVLLMDGQLDVAMVSMLEQKLEKSRFTRVDSDVVDNLIVKEDKKGEILEADKQDAITTAFKSQLPKMDKVEFNVTAQALGENSAPVMITQSEYMRRMKEMANIQAGMSFYGEMPDMFNLILNSDHKLIKQVLSEEEGACHAEVAPIQSEMDSVNKLRNELKDKHKDKKDEDIPTAEKDELNDLDKKWDDLKSKKEAVFIGYASNNKVIRQLIDLALLQNNMLRGEALNNFVKRSIELI